TGCTGACACCTCAAGCGCTCGCCGGATGCAGTAGCGTGCGCCTGTAATCCAAGCTACTGGGAGTCTGAGGCTGGAGGATCCCCAGCAAGCAATAGCCATCATTTCAACGTCTCGGTTAAGTATAGACCATAAACTACAAAACGCCGCAAGCATTTACACGTTTCAGATAATGTCAGTGTGACAAGACTAAAACATGACCAGACCTTCACTATTTCATACTTAAGCACATGCACTGTAAGAAATGTCCCCGTAAATTTACAGTATAGTACTGGCAGCAGTGGTTCCagccatttactgtaattttacaggtttgtaaccgtgtttttcattttacagttgTGTTGTAATTCCacagtaaagtactggcagcTATTTACCGCAATTGTACAGTTTTCTGTTTTACGGCTGTACTGTAATTTCACAGTAATGgctatgctattttatatttactctaCTGCCCAGATAGCAAATAAATACCTTATTTCTCCCAGAAATGGGCCATAGTGCCACCACAACTATCTAACTCACCCACAACTGGcccaatataataatatattgaataattggaaaaaatacagaaacCAAGCAAATGCaagtattgtgtttgtgttgacaaCAAAATCTACTCGAATGcagcaaaataaatataatgtcaaaagaggtgccaaaaaacaatcacactaacATTTAGACaacagaaaaaagcaacaaagaCAAAGTCACACAatacaacagaaacagaaacataCCATGTAAACTACGCAACAAATAAtgttaaacaataaactaaaatcaacacatactgtaaatactaacacaatacaaaaaacacagcaacAATAAACTAAGCACTAAATTCATATATTAAGGATTAAATTAAAGCAATGTAAAAGATTTAGTGCATAAAACATATAATAacagaaacaataaacaaactgaATGAACAAACAAGAGAAATTGACAAAAAGTATGTTTACAGATGTGCAAATAtgtattaaacaaataaattacaaacaacactgtaaaagaTGAAAACAGTTAGATGAAAACCAAGTTTAGTAAGTTTTTTTTACGTCAAACTCAGTCATCTGTGCACATGAAATACTTCTTACTGCCTCTAGAATAAAAGCATACAAATACGGAGTTAAAAATATGGTTAAATAACCCCAGAAGAGCCCAGAAGCGTTAGAGAAGGCATTAATTGTAGTTAAGACTGGAGAAACTTGCTCTTTATCCTTTAAGAATAAAGTGGTATCATCTGCTAATTGTGAGATTCGAATCTCCCTGTTAAAGACATCAAGGCCAGCAAAGTTATTATTGTGCAAAATATTTATGGATAACGTTtctacaacaaataaaaataaaaaggggCTTTACAGTGTTGAAGGCCTTATAAAAATCCAGGAATAAAATAGTTGCATCAGACTTGAATTCATCTCTATAATCAATAAGATCCAGAACAAGTCGAGTATTACAACTAATATGATGACTTTTCATAAAACCGGTCTGTGTTTCGTTGATGATATgatgtaaatgttgttttaatctCTTGGCGAATATGGAAGCgattaatttataataaaaattaagAAGAGCTATAGGGCGCCAATTATCAATTATAGTTACATCTTTGTCTGGTTTGGGAATGAGAGACATTACCCCTTGTTTCGGAGTCATTGTTCcaattttaatacattcttgAAGCATTAAGAAAAAAGGTTGTTCTAAAAACTCCCAAAACTGTATGAAAAATTCTAAAGTAAGGCCATCGGAGCCAGGCGACTTCCCCCTTTTCATTGATTTCATTGCATCTCTAATTTCATTTAAGGAAACAGGAGCCTCACATGACTTAAATTCATCACTTATTTGAGGTATATAGTTCTTAATCTGTTGTAGGTATGACTTACTTTGGTTTGCCTGGAAATCAGGGGAGTACAGGTTCCTATAAAAATTAGTAACAAATTTCTCAATTTCTTCAGGGTGTTTAGAAACGGAATTGTTAATTTGTAATGCAGCGATGCTTTTCCTTTTAAAATTCGTTTTCTCAAGTGAGAAAAAGAAGCTCGTATTTTTCTCTCCTTCCTCAATCCATCTCGCTGTAGATCTAACGACGGCACCTTTAACTATttctaaatatactgtatatggtctAATTCCAATTGCAAAGTTTTTAACTGACTAATTTCTGTAACAGAGAGACTTTCTTTTTTGATAAaggaatttattttaattagcaAGTCGGCTTCTCTATCAGCATTAACCACTTTTAAAGCTTTAGATCTCTTTATTGCTAGTAATCTtgctttatatttaaaatattcccATTTAGCACCATGAGACTCCAAttcattatttgaaaaaaatcctTTAACTAATCCCTTGATTtgatcattaaaaatgttatctTTTAGCAGATTATTATTCAGTTTCCAGTAACCACGCAAAGTACTTTCCCTGTGTTTTGTCTGCAAAATCATCTTAATTACTAAGTGGTCAGAGAATGGAGCATATTGGTGACTGACATCAAACACATATTGCAGTAACtgttgagaaataaaaaaagtctaTTCTAGATTTAGAGGACAAGAAATTATTACTCCAAGTATATTCCTTTACAACAGGATGATAATAGCGCCATGCATCTGCAATATGAAAATAATCACACAAAGTACAGATAATATTGTTTGTGAGGCCCATTTAAGGAAATCTATCCGCTGAATTATCCAACACATCATTAAAATCCccagcaataataataaaagcttgttgatatttatttttcaaagctTCAATATTCCTCTGTAGTAAGAGAATAAGAGACTTGTTGGCAGATCTTAATTTGTGGccatatatattacatattataaAGTAGCATTATCAAGTTTAGTGACAAGAATAACAAACTGGGGAACAGCCCCTGTATACTTTTtctgttgctttttatttaaagcctgcttttgacatttttctatatatttttttatatatatgcgtctaaattaataatcttcatttattaacttccgttgaatttatgtaggctatgatcggtgtatttccagttctttttgtcaaaacgtcatacaacatttgctttcctccaagttgatattaaaaaaaatttcattcagtttcagtgtctttcatacagtgtctttcatgtattttagttcagttcaatttattatctttgaaaaagctatgcgaaatatgcaatgctgtcctcgaaacgaacatttagaattgttaaacttgAGACTTCAAAACGGCAGCGCGCACTGGATGAAAAGCTTTGTATCTACAACTCGCAGGTATTGCGCACCGATGGACAGgatttaactagattttttattgtgttatagttaaaaatgtctggctctTTAATGTTAATCAATGAAAATggcagtgcgcggctgacgtgtgcggacatggatttcttcacgcactcgttatgtgcgaatcagtgttgtgcaagttacttccaaactgtaatacattacatattacttgttactgttatttgaaagtaatcccttaccttacaatattactgtctcagaattgtaatatgttacatgactcctgaattacttttgagttactttcaccaaaataactacagaagtagaacttaacattgtaaaataagtctttgtatttttgcattttcaaaatacaaaatactttttgccaatcaacctctttagactgctgatttcttgaattaactaggcaatacacaaataaatacaaaaaaatactaagattaaatgcatttaaattaaaaatactattacaataattaataatagtattttgtactTCAAATGGATGTGTTTGaatacactgcccatccatgcagtcttATAAGGATTGGaaaaaagtatttcagtttgaaaatgcaaaaatactaagattaaacacatttaaatacaaaatacaattaatttttttcaaaggtatttaaatacaaaatagtcccatctcATCACTGAACTAGGTAATATAGAATTCTATGCGTTCTATGCGTAAGTCATCATGCGTTAGTTTACCTcgtcattgctgctggtcacagggatcttgctaactagcttcctgaaagcagcccaatgacccctcaaaacccgcccaaagggaatgaaaactagcccaattattttccggtgtcaaatcaaagttagcaactgccaaaagacgtttctattgctatatttacttatctgaatggtttcctatgtattgtatatattttttgttctgatgaactcaaaatatgttttgagggatttaggaaagcaaacaattctgggtcacctttgactaccattatattttttctgctatggtagtcaatgatgccaaagaattttcagttgctaacattctaccaaatatctttgtgttcaaccgaacaaagaaatttatacaggtttggaacaataatccataacagaattttcgtttttgggtggagtgtccctttaaaaaagatcccatgtgtgctcgaggccaaGCAtggaaatggacgagaaacgtgttttctcttcgtaagacatgcaaaaacttgcttaagaaataagcatggttaaatgtattgcatatgtataatgtgtacaagcatgTCAATGTTTTACttgttctagactgcgtataactgctcaaacgtgatatttggcagccggaaaaatcaactgttgtacactcacgagtgatttctttcattgtgcaacgtgacatTGCACCTTAagaaacattggtaaaagcataataccaccgctatatttcCTCGCTGAGCTCCCGCatccctccctgtactgtagcctgctTGTCAGACactcgttccccacacttttgagaacgAGCCtgtcctggagttgccaggtattcatctgagtatgaatacacattaagaatctcatcaattaacatttatccttagaatataaataaacattttggcggccgtAGTACATTATGAAAGCATACCAAAAACCCgcggctccataatttttcccgcaactgcattttcaaaatagcccaattgtgcgggaaaaTCGCcaccctggcaacactggcgcttACAGCGTaccgggcggggccaatagcctcggacctTTAGCTCAGAGACTGAAATCATGGCGCGTTATGATACAAAatagttccaccagccagagggagatgaatgacacaacacgcgtctattcacgaacaggaaatagaacttacttgcgggagttttgatttgttaatgtctcgcgggtgaaaagtttgttgtaacaCAAGCGTTAatgaacatgtaccgagtaaaatattactgaaaattgattagtaatgccttacactactgcgttacagcaaaaagtaatgtcactgtaatgcattacttttgtaacgcattactcccaacactggtgcgaatgtgccgcttttacaAGTATGATTTGGTTAGCCTACCATGTTGCATATACAGGTTTTCCGCGATTATCTtggataaaaaagtaaattgttaaaacttaaacttgagaagaaaactggggcatggcggagtgccgcttcttaacaccagaagaccgcacactgaaacagaacagagcgagaccTCAACCTATGTGCCGTGTCTCAAACTCGAATTGTCcaacctgtcagattttcctactgcagggcaaaatttaggctataatctaaaccacatcgacaaaataaacaggtagtatgattttacaatgcaaaataccctgtcagatagtcctaccagtttaaaatgaacacattaaataaatttacatcgtaaataccctgtcagattatcctaccagcataaaagaaacatgtatgattaatttacagcgcaataccctataattgtactaccagtactaaataaatatgttttaacaacgaaaatacacaatcagattcccgtagcagtataaaataaacaagtaggatgattttatagcgcaagaaaatgacgtaacattgatgtgcgcatgcctggtaggataatctgacgggtaggatgaaatttcggGACACCAGCCCATTCTAAACCCCCCCACACTAAACATAGCAGCCCCCTCACCCTGGCGTCGACTCTGTCTATGGGCCTTGGTCTGTTCTACAGGATTAAACTGTCTATTGAAATAACAGTATTTTACTCTTGGAAATTGCCAgtttttttaacagcaattttttacagtgtggcttGTGCAGGTGTGGTTAGGTTGTGGTTAAAACAAATATAGGCtagtgttttgaaaatatttcaaatgcatAACTTGTAAATGAATTCTTgttctttaattctgtttctatAATGTTacctgttttaaataaaaaaaagtatctGCAAAACTGGACATTCTATTATCACTCGTTTACcttaatgtcatttcaaacccaaatGCTCTTTCATGAAATTCATAGATTGcataatatttgaataaatatttgaattgaCCATgagttttacttttttactgaTGCTGATAATCATGAAAAGACAGACATGGTTGTAGTTAGCTATTGTTATCTAATTTGCATTCTAAAAGTCTTAAAatgcacatatactgtatagatcAAGGAAGTCAACATTTTTTTGGACATGGGTTTTTCTAAAATCCCTTCGTACTGCCATGGTTGCCTCTTGTGTAGGCCATGAATGATTGCAGAATCTGCACCTCTTCTGTGGCCATCACTCATTTCTGATatgaaacttcaaaatgtgcataaaaccAGGGTGGAATCTTGGCTACATCATAACACCTAGGCATTCATCTTTTGCTGGGCCGCTTTAAAAATGGGGGCATAAATTAACAGTATACCCACTTCTCCAGCCACCACTACACCATGGTTTTAAGGTCACTCAGGATCATATATTTGGTTGTGGTTGCCAACCAACTCATGCCTCATGACAGAAATAGCCTATACAATGACTTGATAAATAACACAAAGCCTAATAATATTGATTGGATTTTGCATAACACAATGCCAATCCTGACAATAAGCATATGATGCCCAACACAGAAAAGTGGCTTGTCTACAACAGTAAGTGTTGTCTGTCACTTCCCAGTACTCTTAAAATGTAACCTAAAATCCTTCATCTTAATCTGTAGGTACCCATTACTATAAACAGTACATAATAATGCTAAATTATACCTTTCTGTATCAAATGAATCTCTTATTAAACTGGAATGACCAATTAGTGCACTATTATAATGTTCTAAGCCATTATCATTAAactacatttaatcatttatcccAAATTATCTCCAGACATGGGTAGGGCTAGAATATTTTTCTCTCTACAGTCACTATTGGAATGGCTGTGGGGCATTTACACACCTAAATAAACAGGACAAAGCAGACATTGTCAAAGGACATCATGCATTATCAAGTCCCTGATGTGAAGACAGTTCATACAAGGGAAATAAATTCTAATGGAACTAAACACAATTGATTATGTGACTTTACATGAGAGACTCACATGCACACAGCGCAACAAATAGGCTATATTTTCTTAAGTGGCATTTCCTTATTGCAGTGCCTTGCATTTTGGATTACTTGGCTATAAGAACATGTCATATAAAGTTATGATACTTGATTTCCACTGTAATATTGGAGCTTTTTACAGCTTGTTGTTCAGTATTGCACTTATTCTTGAATACAAGGCATACAGTAACAACCAGCATACCTGTGGCTAAAGTCAGGGGTTTGATGATCCCAGGGAATGCATACTGATAAAATACCATACATGTAACAGAACCTAATGTTATACATATGTGAATGCCACATCCAGTCTATTTAATTTAACCTTTTGTTTGAGAgtttgtagtttttttaaatcatgttttgtgcctttttgtgaatgtgtgtagctatttttatttaaggagtttttttttaatccccTGTTGTACCAACTATTTACAAATGTGCAGGTTCTAGAGTCAAATTGAGCTCTTTACACACTGcaagaaatgaagaaaaaccAAAATTACAAAGATTTGGCCAGCAAACAGAACGCCACAAGTGTCCTCTTGATTTCAGATGATTTTTATAGATCACTTTGCAAGGTTTAAGCACTGGTCCAGAATTACTTACGGTTtcggtttttatttatttattagtagtatttttaaatcttacttgtataattaaatctttaattttttttataatattttaaatcagttataaatgttctgtttgttgtattttgttcacacATTTGTGTactgttaaaaactgaaacaggaaatgCGTCTGGACAAGCATTGAATCAGCATTGTTAACATCATCCAAAGAGCTCTATACTACATAACTTAATACAAATTTATTGTAaaatttttcctcttttaaggacagacacccacacacaaacgtTAGTTCATTGCACTCCCTCTGTAAATTTCAGGGTGAGGATATTCCAGAAATTTCCTTGCAGCTTCCTGATCCACAGGTTTCAGCACTCCTTGGCTACACAGACAACTGCACACACACCTTCcttccctctccctctcccatCCACAAAACACAGGACCGCCTTTAAGCTTCAACTATAAGAGGGCAAAATTGGCTTTCAAGTTTCCACTTTTGGAAACCTTCTGGAAAACAGTTTCTTGCTGCATCTTTGCGCATCTCAGCATCCATCGACCATGTCGTGCTCTGTCCGTGCATCCTGCCCAAGTCCCAAGACTGTGACTTCAAACTCCATAATCATTGCACGTCGATGTGGTACAGTTCCTCCCTGTGCAACCAAAGCCTACAGCGTGTACGGCTGCGGCGTTAGTGGAAGTGCCCGCATCTCCTCTTTTCGCCAAGGTGGCTGCTTCCCTGACCTGCAGTGCAGAATCGGCAGAAGACAAGGATATTATGCCGGAGTGTGCAGTAGTGGAGGATCTGGAATCATTGCTGGAGGTTGCTATGGCAGGAATGATGACTATCACCAACTGAACGAGAAGTTCACCATGCAGAACCTGAACGACCGTCTGGCTTGCTACCTGGAGAAGGTGCGATCTCTGGAGGCTGCCAATGCCAATCTGGAGCGGCTGATCAGGGAGTATTATGAGAAGAAGAGACCCATCTGTCAGAGGGACTACAGCTGCTACTTTGACACTATCAACTGTCTCCAGGAAAAGGTACAAAGAATTAGCAGAAACATAATGCTATATGTGATAATATACGTCATACACTGATGCATTAATATATCAATGGTCTATATTTTAGATTAAAGATGCTAAAGTCAACATCGCCAACATCCTCCTGCAGATCGACAACTCTAAACTTGCCGCTGATGATTTCAGGATGAAGTGAGTTGTCTTTTTAACAATGCCAAGATCTTTTGAAGTACAGCATGTTGTACACAGATTACATAAGCCATATTTAAATAATGATTCGTATTTTCTTCTTTATCTGACCTATCCACTTATCAGATATGAGCATGAGTTTGCCATGCGCAAATCTGTGGAAGCTGACATCTGTAACCTGCGTCGCTTGTTGGACCAGATGACCTTGACAAAGGCCAATCTGGAGAATCAGATCGAAGGTCTGCTAGAGGATCTGGCATGCTTGAAAACCAACCACCAGGAGGTTTGTTATAGTTACGGGGCCTTGTAACATATGCCAAGTAACTTGGCTTGTGTACAATGGAACAGATCACTCTGCAAtcctacttttttttttttttttacttttttggttTATGTAAACAGATGAAACAATTGTGAATAATTGTTTCAGTGAAATACCTTTTAATTGAACATTGTATGCTTACAGAATGTGGCAGCACTGATGTGTCAGCTGACCGGCACTGTGTGTGTGGAAGTGGATGCTGCTCCACAGCAAGACCTGAACAAAGTTTTAGAAGAAATCCGTAGCCATTATGAGGCTATAATTGATAAACATCGTGCGGAACATGAGTGCTGGTTCAAAGAGAAGGTGAGATTTGTCTTTGTGTCCCGAATTTGCCATAATACTAATTTGCTTTAATCTCACAAAACATTAAACCGCATAAAATaccaattctgtcatcattttttacccttatgtttttcaaaacctttcttctatggaacacaaaaaacatattttgagaaatgactcTGGTTTGGTGCCATAAAatgatagtcaatggggggcagtgttgtttggttcccaacattctttaaaataccttcttttatgttctgcataagaaagaaaatcatacaggtttgaaatgacataaggataaaatgataaaaatagcaTGAACTCTCCTTACAATAAATGATCATACATAGTTCTTTAAAtcatgttgtttgtgttttctgactctTTAAGTTGGCACAGCTGTGCCAAGATGTGGCCAGCAACACAGAGTGCATAGAAACCTCCAGATCACAGGTTGCAGATTTGCGACGCACACTGCAGTGCCTAGAGATTGAGCTACAGGCTCAAATCAGCAAGGTAAGAGGGGTGGAAACAGGAaatgtggaagaaagaaaaattAGATAGATTATGGATGGGGTTTGTTTCATTAAACATAATCTGACCCAAATCCCAAACATTAAATGGCTGTCTTGTGACAGACAGCGATCTAGCTTTAGTCGTCCACTAGGTGGCAGTTGAAATAAACCGTTCGTCACATTCAAGTAGTTTgaaatttcagttcagtgtcAATGAATTATTGCactgataaattattttttatataattttttatatataaattcttCTTCTGTTAATTCACATAGAAATCCGCACTGGAGTGTTCACTGGCAGACACAGAGGCTCGGTATGGTGCGATGTTAGCTGAATTCCAGAAGCATATCAACATGCTGGAAGCAGAACTGTGTCAGGTGCGCACTGGCATTGAGCAACAGGGCAAAGACTATGCTGCACTGCTGGACATCAAGAGCCGCCTGGAGAAGGAGATCGCCACCTACAGGTGCCTGCTGGAAAATCAGGACATTAAGTAAGTTCATCTTTTCATTTCCCAGCATCACAATGATATTGGTCTTATTGGTAAACAAACACTAATGTATCTTTTTCCTGTTCTAGGATTCCAGTTCAAGGTAACTAAAACACCTTTTTCTGTGAGGGCGGTGTTGtatgttatttattaaatatatctgTTTCTCTTCCTCAGGAGGGACATGTTCTTCAACCTACGTGTGCACAACACCTGCTAATACAGTATTCACATGTAAAGAAGTCATATAAaaccacataaacaaacaatggaAGGAAGAATCATAGATTTATGCCACCATTAAGCCAATACGGGCCTGCTGGCTGAGAGATTCTTAATGTGTGACCCTTAATAAAGTTCATTACCAATATTTCAATTCTGTTTCTTTGATATTTGTCAATCTTACCTCAATTTTTTCTATGAATATGGTTCAGATTTCACACTTAATGCCATGCTTCAAAAAGGGCACAAGCTTGAGTCATGTAGAGTGCACTTAGCATAACTACATTCATTACTAAAATGAATGTCAAAAACtgtcaataataaaaaagtagcCAGTAGTAATCAATTACTATCAGGATAAAAATAACATTCAATCAGTATAAAATGTTTATAGAAGCATTGTCTACTCTGctttcagtttttattcattttattttatagcgcatatttgcttttataatattatataataatgtgcgtttaaaactttaaaatatttttaaaataatttttcctcCAAAAAGGGCTCATGTTtggaaaaataatttgtttgtaAAACAGCGCCTCCTTTCGGACATCTAATGCTCAGCAAATTAATTTACACAGAAATGTCACATGCTTTCCAGAGAGGGCGATATAACGCCAATGAAAC
This portion of the Triplophysa rosa linkage group LG20, Trosa_1v2, whole genome shotgun sequence genome encodes:
- the LOC130571528 gene encoding keratin, type I cytoskeletal 19-like → MSCSVRASCPSPKTVTSNSIIIARRCGTVPPCATKAYSVYGCGVSGSARISSFRQGGCFPDLQCRIGRRQGYYAGVCSSGGSGIIAGGCYGRNDDYHQLNEKFTMQNLNDRLACYLEKVRSLEAANANLERLIREYYEKKRPICQRDYSCYFDTINCLQEKIKDAKVNIANILLQIDNSKLAADDFRMKYEHEFAMRKSVEADICNLRRLLDQMTLTKANLENQIEGLLEDLACLKTNHQENVAALMCQLTGTVCVEVDAAPQQDLNKVLEEIRSHYEAIIDKHRAEHECWFKEKLAQLCQDVASNTECIETSRSQVADLRRTLQCLEIELQAQISKKSALECSLADTEARYGAMLAEFQKHINMLEAELCQVRTGIEQQGKDYAALLDIKSRLEKEIATYRCLLENQDIKIPVQGGTCSSTYVCTTPANTVFTCKEVI